The following DNA comes from Pleuronectes platessa chromosome 9, fPlePla1.1, whole genome shotgun sequence.
TATGCTGTCATCCTTGGTTTGAGAGGCTTCACTAATAAGACAATGCAGATTAAGTGAAAAAGCATCCAGCTTAATTAACAGATTAGACCCAACAACAAATTTTCCAAAGCACAACACTGGGGTTGAGTTCCCATAGAATGACATCAGACGTATCTTTTTTTGTCGTCCTCTCCAGACCGGTTCTACCGCTCTGTTCTTCGCCTCCCAGCAGGGACACCGTGACGTGGTGAAGCTCCTCTTTGAGTTTGGTGCCTCCACTGAATTCCAGACAAAGGTATGCTACAGGGCACTACGACATGCGTCACTGTCTTTATACCGCTCAGTGCGGTGCTATCATCTCAGACTCAGGGCTTCATgtggagataaaaaaacaaacttcatgtggagataaagaaacaaaaacgaTGCACAGAATACGCTGCCCAGGAGGCTTTGTCTACCTCTTCAGATTTATTCCCTCTGCAGCTCACATCTCGTTATTCTGCTGCTGAGTGCACtaaaattttctttttcttcttataTGTCCTCAAATGTTTTGTGGCAGGACGGTGGCACTGCTCTCACCGCCGCCGCTCAGTATGGACACTCCAAGGTGGTGGACACGCTGCTGAGGAACGGAGCCAATGTTCACGACCAGCTGCATGTGAGCCGCTCTGGCCGCTGCGGCCTCTCTttactcttctcctctctgtcttaaAGCCGCCCTGTCTAGCAGTTGCACACAATGTCCCAGCAGCTGGAATCCAGCCTCTCAGGTTTCTGCATAGTGCTGAGTCAGATCCGGTTGGCATTCAGCAGGATTCCATTATGCAATGGAAAATAACCTGATAGCACAAACTTACATTATGAAATAGCATTAATTTGATCACTTGTCATGAATAAACCTTTATTTTTTAGTAACATTGTCACTCAGACAGGTTTTCAGCAGACAGGAGTACAGGAGACAATTATTACTtagtttacaaaaatatatttttatgtttcaggACGGTGCCACGCCTCTGTTCCTGGCTGCCCAGGAGGGTCATGTGACGGTGATACGTCAGTTGCTCACCTCTGGTGCCAAGGTCAATCAAGCGAGGGAGGTAAAGTCTCTCCCTCTTCAGTTCAAAaccctgtctgcctgtctcatccctccatccctatttttcttttctcttcctcctcctcatgtcgCTGCATCCCTCCTCCTTACCTGGGTCTTCTCCAGGATGGCACTGCCCCCCTGTGGATGGGGGCTCAGATGGGTCACAGTGAGGTGGTGAGGGTGCTGCTCTTGCGAGGTGCAGATCGAGATGCTGACAGACAAGTACGTTGTCCATTCAGATTCATTAAAGCACATAGAAATGCACACAAAgggtttgttttattcatctaTATTTCCACGACAACTGAGAAAACATAATGACCTTATATCAAACCAGTAATTAGACCTTGAGTGTAGATTAATGCTCAATAACTTGAGattttgtcttttctgtctCCTGAGGATGGATCAACAGCGTTATTTAAAGCGGCTTTAAAAGGACATAGCAGTGTCATCGAGGAGCTACTCAAGTTTTCTCCTTCACTCAGCCTTCTCAAGGTAGAGGATCCTGTCGCAGCTCATGTCTCTTTTTATAGGAATATCCGAGATGTTCTGgataaataacaatatttgaTTTGAGTTAGATGAGAGAGTTGATACATCACTCATGTGTATACGCCAAATATAAAGCTCCAGTTATCATCTGATTGACTTAACCtagcataaagactgaaatGGGGAACCAGCTTGTTTGGCTTTGTCTGGGAATAATACAATCCATCTAGCAACAAGTTAACATTTTGTTGGTTCAGCCTGTACCAGAAAAGCTGTTTTCCCAAATGATCTATCCCAGCTAATCTAAAAGACTACTGGCTATAGCTTCCCATACAGTGTATAAACCATACTCTGTATATAAAAAATGGACAGCAAAGTATCTCAGAACATCTTACTGGTGATGTTATTTGGAGCCGGAGACTTGCTAGATCAGATGTATCCTAAAATCCAACACCGCTCCACAGGCTTTATGAATACatatgttttttgttgtctCCAGAATGGCTCCACGGCCCTACATGCTGCTGTAATGGGGGGAAATCTGCGAAccgttctgctgctgctcggggCCAACGCAGACCCCACACTGCCAAACAAAGTGAGGCCACAACATTTGTAGGGTGGGATAATAAACACAGAACATAAGTCATTTCAGCTCATTAACTTTTCctcatgtgtgtttttacagcagAATGAACTCCCTGCTGATCTTACAAAGAGCGAGCGCATCCTTAAAGTTTTACGTCCGAGCATCTTAAACGGAGACAGCTGATAATAACCCAGACTCCTCCCTTCATGCCTGAACCACACTGATGTGACAACTCAGTGTCAAATCTACTCAAACTcaacatgtactgtatgtggtgCCTGCTTTTGATTGCTGTCATATGTCGAATAAACCTGGACTAAAtattaagcaacacaatgtgcGACCAAAATGCATTTGTCGTCCCCATGCATTATCCTTTACACCGGTGTTCTACAGCAAATGCATATATTGTTGTTTACCTCCCAGGTGATGttagatttttagatattttgcACACTATTTATTtgcctttttaataaatgcaataAAGGGTAAATTTGTTAACTAATGCAGCAGTGACAGTGtggctttatttttattttgaaaagtcacATAGGTGTAAAAAGCCTTTACAGAGGGGAAATATACCattagaaataataaaacaaggAGATGTTAGATGTTCTAGAAACAATTAAATTACCACAATGAAACTATGAGATGTAAATTATAAAGACAATACAATCAATAGCTGAACTATGAGATTTTACGTGTAGAAACTacaattacaataataaaacaatgcGGTATTATTTAAAcaatcaaattacaattataaAGCAATTACATATTACATATTATAGAAACAaccaaataacaataataaaacaattagaTATAGCATATTATTGAGACCATAACATTACAGTACTAAAAAAGTTTGATATTACAGGTATAGAAACAATACAATTACAATAGTTAAACAAAGATATATTTATAAACATGCTGATGTGTTATGATGACTAATAgtcactagaggtcagtatttCCCTGACACCTGAAACACCTGAAGGTTCGTTGGATTAATTTCTATTATTAATTAGAAATTCATTATAAATATCTATAATCTATGTAGTAAATTCAAATGACTCTGGTTGTTGTATCAAACACaattaaatgtgtgtaaaaataaaaccacagcCGATGTTCAACCAGACAATAACACTGTCACGTCACGTGACCACTGCGGAAGTGCCAGTGGACCATTTTTTTCTAATGCGGAAGAGAAACAAAACCTCGCTCGATGTTTTCCGTCTGAACTTGTCCCAAAATGAAGGAATAAACATCGACAAACAGGAAGAAACGAGGGACGGTTTGTTTGCAGTTTAGACTTAAAGGACCGAACACACTCAGCGGAGCTAATGGCAGGAGGCAACTTACAGGTGAGTGGCAGAGTTTACTGCGTCAGACTGAGTCAAACTCTCCGGTTTCTGACTTTAAACTACGACTCAACCTACGTAGATACAAACGTCTTTACCTTGAAGATGAACGGAAGTCCTTACTACTGGTTTTAAACAAATAACCAATGGTTTAACTCATGTTATGTATTCATTTAGTACACTTACTAATGGTATGTGGGTTGCCAGATTGACACAAATCCCCTCTCAGTTTGATAACCATTTTAAAGTGGTGAGTACATTTACTCATGGGCCGAAGTTATACAAAGTTTGATGTTCATGAGTTCTTTCTTTGTCATTCAGCCATTTTAGTTGTACTCTCTTGTAAGGGAGCTTTTTCTAAATTCATTTAAAGTTGTAACTTATGGCTTTATTCGCATTATTACCATTATTCAAAGACTGACCAACATTAAGTACTTCTATagccagacagagagaaggattATCACTAACTTGCAGCATCATTTCTAACATTACTGCATGTGTAAATCATCCATTAACCATCAATCACACATTGACTACTCACTTACCTTGACAGAGTGCCTTATGAGAGACTTTTCGGTGACTTCTTCTCTCTCGTGTTGTTGACAGAAAGCTATCGATCTGGCCAACAAAGCTGCGCAGGAGGACAAAGCCAAGAACTACGAGGAAGCCCTCAGATGTTACCAGAATGCAATCCAGTACTTCCTCCATGTTGTCAAGTGTGAGGAACCTGATTTAAGCTTATCTTTCATTTCCTGACcatgacatttattttattcgAGTGCAGATTGATGGTACACATATGAAATGAGATGAATGAGGTACAGACAGTCTGTTGCAGACACGATGTTAATTGGCTGCCACATTGGTAATCTTATCAGCAGCAGTCAAATATGCCACAATGATGGAataatactttaagtataaataaaccaattcatGAGTTACTCCACTGCCAAACGGAGGGAGTGAAATCATAAttgaaaattgtgttttaaagtgtTTAAAGACGTTATTTTTAAATCAGGCTGCAATTATCtatttattgtataaaatgagtCATTCATACAGTGTCTTTACAGCTGATTTATaaatcttctccttctcttcatcaAATCCCTGCAGCCACTTGAAGGCAGCAGGATATGTTGAGTAATCTGTTCCCTCTAATCTCGCCAGGGTGATGTCAATACTGAGCAATTGCTCCCAGTTGTCTACTTAATAACTTGTAAGATACACACGTTGGACTGGTCTGTGGTGACTCAGTATTCTGTTGTGTAAAGGGAAGATGTCACATTCCTGCAGCTCACCTCTCCTGCGCATCGTCGCCTCCCTTACAAATTTCTTTTCAGAATAAGTAGCGTTCATGATT
Coding sequences within:
- the ankrd29 gene encoding ankyrin repeat domain-containing protein 29 isoform X2, producing MSVKETPLSNAVFWAARKGNLALLQLLLNSGRVDADCRDSYGTTALMVASYSGHYECVKELIMQGADINYQRETGSTALFFASQQGHRDVVKLLFEFGASTEFQTKDGGTALTAAAQYGHSKVVDTLLRNGANVHDQLHDGATPLFLAAQEGHVTVIRQLLTSGAKVNQAREDGTAPLWMGAQMGHSEVVRVLLLRGADRDADRQDGSTALFKAALKGHSSVIEELLKFSPSLSLLKNGSTALHAAVMGGNLRTVLLLLGANADPTLPNKQNELPADLTKSERILKVLRPSILNGDS
- the ankrd29 gene encoding ankyrin repeat domain-containing protein 29 isoform X5; translation: MVASYSGHYECVKELIMQGADINYQRETGSTALFFASQQGHRDVVKLLFEFGASTEFQTKDGGTALTAAAQYGHSKVVDTLLRNGANVHDQLHDGATPLFLAAQEGHVTVIRQLLTSGAKVNQAREDGTAPLWMGAQMGHSEVVRVLLLRGADRDADRQDGSTALFKAALKGHSSVIEELLKFSPSLSLLKNGSTALHAAVMGGNLRTVLLLLGANADPTLPNKQNELPADLTKSERILKVLRPSILNGDS
- the ankrd29 gene encoding ankyrin repeat domain-containing protein 29 isoform X3, which codes for MTKETPLSNAVFWAARKGNLALLQLLLNSGRVDADCRDSYGTTALMVASYSGHYECVKELIMQGADINYQRETGSTALFFASQQGHRDVVKLLFEFGASTEFQTKDGGTALTAAAQYGHSKVVDTLLRNGANVHDQLHDGATPLFLAAQEGHVTVIRQLLTSGAKVNQAREDGTAPLWMGAQMGHSEVVRVLLLRGADRDADRQDGSTALFKAALKGHSSVIEELLKFSPSLSLLKNGSTALHAAVMGGNLRTVLLLLGANADPTLPNKQNELPADLTKSERILKVLRPSILNGDS
- the ankrd29 gene encoding ankyrin repeat domain-containing protein 29 isoform X4 produces the protein MSVKYGTTALMVASYSGHYECVKELIMQGADINYQRETGSTALFFASQQGHRDVVKLLFEFGASTEFQTKDGGTALTAAAQYGHSKVVDTLLRNGANVHDQLHDGATPLFLAAQEGHVTVIRQLLTSGAKVNQAREDGTAPLWMGAQMGHSEVVRVLLLRGADRDADRQDGSTALFKAALKGHSSVIEELLKFSPSLSLLKNGSTALHAAVMGGNLRTVLLLLGANADPTLPNKQNELPADLTKSERILKVLRPSILNGDS
- the ankrd29 gene encoding ankyrin repeat domain-containing protein 29 isoform X1; amino-acid sequence: MSVKKETPLSNAVFWAARKGNLALLQLLLNSGRVDADCRDSYGTTALMVASYSGHYECVKELIMQGADINYQRETGSTALFFASQQGHRDVVKLLFEFGASTEFQTKDGGTALTAAAQYGHSKVVDTLLRNGANVHDQLHDGATPLFLAAQEGHVTVIRQLLTSGAKVNQAREDGTAPLWMGAQMGHSEVVRVLLLRGADRDADRQDGSTALFKAALKGHSSVIEELLKFSPSLSLLKNGSTALHAAVMGGNLRTVLLLLGANADPTLPNKQNELPADLTKSERILKVLRPSILNGDS